One Leptospira bourretii DNA segment encodes these proteins:
- the sixA gene encoding phosphohistidine phosphatase SixA: MKIILVRHGEAENATPAISDSQRDLTDKGVSDIHKIGRFIKNSSLAVKQVYYSPYTRTKHTAEILSEELKYGCEMVASDDLLAGKGCSDIISCLVNFTNSDTVLLVGHNPDITYFAAKLLGNSGAAENLIFQPGSTIAINVARERFAHGQIIWAISPDNLGL, from the coding sequence ATGAAGATCATTTTGGTTCGTCACGGTGAGGCTGAAAACGCAACTCCAGCCATTTCCGATTCACAGCGGGATCTAACAGACAAAGGTGTCAGTGATATTCATAAAATCGGAAGGTTTATCAAAAACTCATCCTTAGCCGTCAAACAAGTGTATTATAGTCCTTATACAAGGACCAAACACACTGCTGAGATTCTTTCTGAAGAATTAAAGTATGGTTGCGAAATGGTGGCTTCCGATGACCTATTAGCTGGTAAAGGTTGTAGCGATATTATCTCTTGTTTAGTCAATTTTACAAATTCCGACACAGTTCTGTTAGTCGGTCATAATCCAGACATCACGTATTTTGCTGCAAAACTTTTAGGAAATTCCGGTGCAGCAGAAAATTTAATTTTCCAACCTGGTTCTACCATTGCGATCAATGTGGCTCGGGAGAGATTTGCACATGGTCAAATTATTTGGGCGATTTCTCCAGACAATCTGGG
- a CDS encoding RNA pyrophosphohydrolase — translation MADRAILRNMTDKPYRKNVGMVVFNSLGKVIVGERVQFPGSWQFPQGGIDEDEDYLDAAKRELYEELGVKKAIYVTEYPDWIPYDFPNSLGLNSHLQKFRGQLQRWILFYWNGTIDECDLVHHEQEFLTVQFMEIDDTIQSVVEFKRAVYEKFVPLFKSAIQNYIAENSKSK, via the coding sequence ATGGCTGATAGAGCCATTCTAAGAAATATGACAGACAAACCCTACCGCAAAAATGTAGGCATGGTGGTTTTTAATTCTTTAGGCAAAGTAATTGTAGGGGAACGCGTACAATTCCCTGGTTCTTGGCAGTTTCCTCAAGGCGGAATCGATGAAGATGAGGATTATTTAGATGCCGCTAAACGAGAATTATATGAAGAATTGGGAGTCAAAAAAGCAATCTATGTAACGGAATATCCTGATTGGATTCCTTACGACTTTCCAAATTCTTTGGGTCTCAATTCTCATTTACAAAAATTTCGTGGGCAATTACAAAGATGGATTTTATTTTATTGGAATGGAACTATTGATGAATGTGATTTGGTCCACCATGAACAAGAATTTTTAACAGTCCAATTTATGGAAATTGATGATACAATCCAATCGGTTGTCGAGTTCAAACGAGCCGTCTATGAGAAGTTTGTTCCTCTTTTTAAATCTGCCATTCAAAATTACAT